A window of Nonomuraea angiospora genomic DNA:
TTGCCGTTGAGCTTGAAGCCGACCACGCGCGGGATGAGCATGGAGATCGGCTGGCCGAGCATCGCGGCCTCGGCCTCGATGCCGCCGACGCCCCAGCCCAGGACGCCGATGCCGTTCTCCATGGTGGTGTGGGAGTCGGTGCCGACGCAGGTGTCGGGGTAGGCCTTGCCGTCGCGGATCATCACCACGCGGGCCAGGTGCTCGATGTTGACCTGGTGGACGATGCCGGTGCCGGGCGGGACGACCTTGAACTCGTCGAAGGCGGTCTGGCCCCAGCGCAGGAACTGGTAGCGCTCGCGGTTGCGCTCGTACTCGCGCTCGACGTTGCGCTGGAAGGCGTCGGGGTGGCCGAAGTAGTCGACGATGACCGAGTGGTCGATGACCATCTCGGCCGGCGCGAGCGGGTTGATGCGGGCCGGGTCGCCACCGAGGTCACGCACGGCCTCGCGCATGGTGGCCAGGTCGACCACGCAGGGGACGCCGGTGAAGTCCTGCATGATGACGCGCGCGGGCGTGAACTGGATCTCCACGCTCGGCGCCGCCTTCGGGTCCCAGCCGCCCAGCGCCCGAATGTGGTCGGCGGTGATGTTCGCGCCGTCCTCGGTGCGGAGGAGGTTTTCCAGCAGGATCTTCAGGCTGTACGGGAGGCGTGCGGCGCCCTCGACGGCATCCAGCCGGAAAATCTCGTATGACGCGTCGCCGACGCGTAGCGTGTCACGGCTGCCGAAGCTGTTCGCGGACACGGTGATTCGCCTCCTCCATCAGACATTTTCTCAGACCAAATCCTGCCGCACTCTGCGCACGACCAGCACGTTAGGTGACCCTAACTGGCGAGCTCCGCGGCGGATGTCTCGACGTCAAGATATCCCGAATTTTATCTCGACATCAAGTTAAGTGGGTGCCAGCCGCCAGAACAGCAGGCCGACGATGGCCACCGACAGGATCGGCGCGAGGATCTTCTGCTCGAACTTCTTGCCGGTCTTGATGCCGATCTTCCACGGGAGCACGAACTTGACCCCCAGCGGCCACAGCACTGGACAGCCCCGTTCGGTCATGCAGTCGCCGACCACATGGATGAGGCACCCGATCGCCACCGCGAGCCCCAGCCAGGCGTATCCCACCCCGAGCGAGAGGAAGACCGCGTACAGTCCGGCGGTCAGCCCGATGTTGATCATCGCGGAACCCGCCTTGTTACCCGGGATCCCGACGCCGATCGCCCGCAGGGCCAGTCCGATGAGCAGCACGACCATGATGTCGCGCCCGATGGGATAGGTGTTGGCCAGCCAGTGGGCCCCGAATCCGAGCGCCACCGCGAAGGCCAGCGAGTGGGTCGCCCCGCGATGGCCGCCGCTGACCCAGCACACGGCCTTGCTGATCGCCCACGTGATCGGACCGAACGTCTGCGCGATCGTCGCGCTCGGATGGTCGAGGTCGGGCAGCATCGCGGCGCCCGCGCAGATGAGGGCGCCGGCGATCAGCTCCGCCGGACTGAGGGCGGTGGCCATGATTCCCGTCTCGACGAACCGGGACGACTCGTTCAGCAACGGAAGTGCGGCGAGGGGCGGCGCCAGCCCCAGCCAGGCGATGGCCCCGGTCATCGCATGCGTGTGCCCCATCATGATCCGGACTGTACGGCAAAGAGTCCCTTTACGCGCCAGGACCCGCCCTGGCAGGCATTCACGATGGTCCGCGACGGGCGACTTGGCGAAAACATTGCCTACGCCGCCCCGGATCTTCCGGGAAAAAGCCCCGCAAACGCAGACGAGGCCGTCTCCGCGGCGACAGCACCCCCCAGCCCTGCCGACGCGGAACGACCTCGTCTGCTCTAGATAACGAGGCTTTCCTCAATCCTGTTCCCGGATTCCGCAACTTTTTCGTGATCTGGCTCACTCCCGCAGCCGCCTTGCGAACGACATACTATCGATATATCGTTGACGCATCGAGAACAGATCACGATATAGGGGGAGAAATGGATTCAGCACAGGCAGCAGGCGGACACTGGCCCGGCGCGCACGAGTACCGGCAGGCGGCCCGCGAGGCCAAGCAGGCCGCCCGCGAGGCGTTCAGGGCCGTCTCCGAGGCCTTCGACGAGATGGGCGGTCGCCGCCACCATCACGAGCACCGCCAGCGCGGCAGGCGCGGCGGTCCCGGGCCGTTCCCGTTCGACTGGGGGCGCGGCCCCTGGGGCGGGCCCGGCGGGCCGTGGGGCGGCCAGCGGGGCTGGGGCGGCCGGGGCCGCAAGGCCAAGCGGGGCGACGTACGCGCCGCGATCCTGGCCCTGCTCTTGGAGGAGCCGCGCAACGGCTACCAGATCATCCAGGAGATCGCCGAGCGCAGCGAGGGCGGCTGGAAGCCCAGCCCGGGCGCCGTCTACCCGGCGTTGCAGCAACTCACCGACGAGGGCCTGGTGATCTCGGAGGAGAGCGAGGGCCGCAAGACCTTCCGCCTCACCGAGGCGGGGCGCAACTACATCGAGTCGCACGCGGACGAGGTCCGGGCCCCGTGGGACGAGATGCGCCCCGACATCGACGACAACACCGCCGATCTCTGGCACATCGCCCGGCAGTCGGCCTTCGCCATGATGCAGGTTTTGCAGACCGGGAGTGACGCACAAATCCGAGAAGCGCGTAAGACTCTTATAGAGACCCGGCGCAAGCTCTACCAGATCCTGGCGGACGACGAACCGGGCGAGGAGTGAGCGCGAGCTTCCGGAAGGATTCGGGATCAGGTATGGACTCGCACGACCTTCGCATCGGCGACGCCGAGCGTGAGCAGACGATGGCCGTCCTGCGCGAGCACTTCGCGCAGGGCCGCCTGACCCACGAGGAGCTCGACGAGCGACTCGACCAGACGCTGGCCTCGAAGACGGCCCGTGACCTGGCCAAGGTAACGGCCGACCTGCCGGGGCCGCAGCCCGCGCCCGGCTACCGCGAGCCCGCACCCCACTACGACGCTCCCCCTTACGGCCCCCACTACGGCATGGACGGCTGGCGGGAGGCCATGTCGGCGCACCGCCGGCAGATGCAGTCCATGCACCAGGCCCACCATGACATGCGCCACTCCATGCACCAGGCCCGCCGGGAGATGCGCCGTCAGTGGCGCGAGCAGGGCAAGCACCCCTGGCGGCACCATCGCGGGCCGCACCCGTTCGTGGGCGTGCTGTTCGTGTTCCTGCTGCTGGGGCTGATCTTCGGCGGGTTCGGGATCTTCAAGGTGCTCTTCGTGGTGTGGCTGGGAGCCATGGTGTTCAGCCTCATCCACCGGCGTTTCCACCACCGGCGCTGACGGTCCGCCCAGATCGTTTTGGGCCTTGACCCTGTCAGGGGCTCATTTCATGATCAGGGCGGATCTTCAGAGTCGAAGGGACGCCGCATGACCCAGCAGGGCGCTCCGGCCCGCCGCACGAACCCGTTCGCCGCCGTCGCCCGAGCCGACGGCCCCGCCCTGGACGTGCCGGAGTACCAAGCCGGTTTCGACCGCGACCACGCGATCTGCCCCGAGCCGATGTGGAAGCTGGAGCGGGCCCAGCACTTCTACGAGCCCGACGTGGCGAGCTGGCGGGCCATGATGGACGGCGACTGGGAGCGCTCGCTGGCCCTGACCGAGCGCATGGCGGCGACCGTGGCCGACTATTTCCGGCACCGCGTCCCGGTCAGGCGGGTGCGGGTCGTCGAGTTCCCGATCACCCCGTACCTGCAGTGGGAGATGCACGTGCTGGCCCTGCGCGCCAGGGCCGGCTCCCCGTGCCGGGTGGTGCCGGCCGAGCGGGTGGCGGGCCTCGACCCGATGCCGGAGCTGGTGATCTTCTCTCCGTCCCTGATGTACGAGGTGCTGTACGACCGGTACGGCGGGGGCATGGGCGGGCGGCGGATCACCGATCCCGCGATCGTGGGGCCGTGCCTGCGGACGGTCCAGCAGCTGTTCGCCGAAGGGGAGAACGTGCTCGACTTCCACGAGCGGGAGATCGTGCCCCTGCCTCCGCCGCAGGTCACCGACGAGATGCGGGCCGCGCTGCCGGCCTACGCGCACCGCACCGAGGAGTTCCGGGTCTGACCGCCCCCTTCTCTCCGCTCAGCAGGACGGGAGCCGGGCGCACGCCACGAGATGGCCGGGCTCGGCCTCCAGCAGCGCTCCCGTGCCGCCGCGCTCGTGGTACAGGCAGGTTTCCACGGGCGTGGCGTCATCCCAGGCCTGGTGCAGGCGCGGCACGGCCGACAGCAGCTCGCGGGTGTACGGGTGCAGCGGATCCCCGAAGACCTTGTCCGTCGGCCCCGTCTCGACCACGCTCCCCCGGCGCAGCACCACCGTGCGCTCGGCCAGGTAGTTGCCGAGCGAGAGGTCGTGCGTGATGTAGAGCACGCCGAGGCCCCGGGTCTTCAGCTCGGCGAGCAGGTTGAGCACGTCGATGCGGGTGGAGGCGTCCAGCATGCTGGTGATCTCGTCGGCCACCAGCAGCTTGATGTCCAGCAGCAGCGCGCGGGCGATGAGCAGGCGCTGGAGCTGGCCGCCACTGAGCTGGTGCGGATACTTGCCGAGCACCTGGTCGGGGTTGAGCCGCACGTCGCGCAGGCACGCCGCGACCCGTCCTGCCCACTCGGCCGCCGGGACGGACGGGTAGTACGCCTCCTTGACCAGGTCGAACACCCGGTCGGCCTTGAACACCGGGTTGAACGAGCTGAACGGGTCCTGGAAGATGCCCTGGATGTGGCGGTAGTACTCCTTGCCGCCGCGCACGGGCCGCCCGTCGAAGGTGATCGTGCCGCTGGTGACCGGGTTCAGGCCGAGGATCATCCGGCCGATCGTGCTCTTGCCGCTGCCGCTCTCCCCGATCAGGGAGACGACCTCGCCGGGCACGACCTCGAAGCTCACGTTCCGCACGGCCGCGACGCTCTTGCCGCCGAACGCGCCGATCCTGAATTCCTTGGTGACGTCGTCGAGTTTCAGCATCAGGCCTTCCAGCAGGCGACGTGGTGGCCGGGGGCGAGCTCGGCCACGGGCGGTTCCTCGGCGCACTCGTCCCCCGCGATCGGGCAGCGGTCGCGGAAGCGGCAGCCGGCGGGCGGGTCCAGCAGCGACGGCGGGCTGCCGGCGATGCCCTCCAGCCGGCGCTCGGCGTAGCGGACGCCGACCTCGGGCAGGGCGTCGAGGAGCAGTTTCGTGTACGGGTGGCGGGGCGCCTTGACGATCACGTCGGCGGGCGCCTTCTCGGCGAGCCTGCCCGCGTACATGACCATGATCGTGTCGGCGATGTGGTGGGTGAGCGCGAGGTCGTGGGTGACGAAGATCATGCTCTTGACGTAGCCGCTCTCGCGGAAGCCGAGCAGCGCGCGGGCGACGGCCTTCTGGGTGGAGACGTCGAGCGCGGAGGTGACCTCGTCGGCGATCAGCAGGGACGGGTCGAGCAGCGTGGAGATGACCATCACCATGCGCTGCTTCATGCCGCCGGACAGCTCGATCGGGTAGCGGTCGAGCACCTCGCGGGGCAGGCCGACCTGGTCCATCCGGCGTTCCAGCTCGGCGGCGTCCAGGTCCGCGCCCCTCGACCTGAGCAGCTCGCCGACCATCTTGCGGATCTTGCGGGTGGGGTTGAGCGCGCTCATGGCGTACTGCGGGATGAGGGAGACCTCCTTGAAGCGGAAGTCGTTCATCCGGCGGTCGTCGGCGATGGGCAGCTCCCGGCCGTCGAGCACGACCCGGCCGCCGGCGTGGCGCATGCGGCCGTCCATGCGGATGAGGCTCTTGCCCAGCGTGCTCTTGCCGCAGCCGGACTCGCCGACCAGGCCGAGGATCTCGCCGTCCGACAGCACGAAGGACATGCCGTCGAGGGCGCGCACCTCGCCCCTGAGCGTGCGGTAGTACACCCTCAGCTCGCTGACCTGCAGGCTCATGTCTCCCTCAGTTTCGGGTTGAAGACCTCGTCGAGGCCGACGTTGGCCACGTACAGGGCGCCCACGATGGCGGTGATGGCCGCGCCCGGCGGCACGAACCACCACCACATGCCGAGCTGGAGCGCGCTCCACTGGTTGGCGTTCTGCAGCATCAGGCCGAGCGAGACCCCCTCGGTCGGGCCGAGGCCGATGAAGTCGAGCGAGGAGGCGATGAGGATCGAGCCGCCGAACAGCAGGATGAACGTCATGAACAGATAGGAGCTCATGTTCGGCGCGATCTCCCTGGTGATGATCTTCCAGGTGCTCGCGCCGCTCATCCTGGCCAGGTCCACGAACTCCCTCGTACGCAGCGAGAACGTCTGCGCCCTGATCGCCCGCGCCGCCCACGGCCACTGCGTCAGGCCGATGAACAGGCCCTGCACGGCCACGCTCCTGATCCCCAGGTAGGCGTTGATGATCAGCAGGACGGCCAGGGTCGGGATGACGAGGATGACGTTGGTCAGCATGTTGAGCACCTCGTCGACGATGCCGCCGCGGTAGCCGGCCACGAATCCGACGAGCATGCCGATGGCCGCGGCGATGCCGCCGCCGACCACGCCCACGGCGAAGGTGCTGCGCAGGCCGTGCACGAACTGGAGGAAGATGTCCTGGCCGAACGTCGTAGTGCCGAGCCAGTGCCCGGCCGAGGGCGGGCTCATGGGCTGGGGGCCGTACTCGTTGGGCGTGCCGCTGGTGAGCACCGGCCCGATCAGGCCGAGCAGGAGCAGCACCAGCACGAGGCCGAAGCCGAACATCAGCTTGCCGTTGCGCACCGCGAAGTAGAGCGCCTCGCGCCGGACCCCGGCCCGCTCGTGCGGGGCGACTTCCTGGAGTGCCGTCATGCCTGCGCACCCGCCATTCCCGCCCTGGTACGCGGATCGACCACGACGTAGACGATGTCGATGATGAAATTGGCGATCAGCACGCCGAGCACGATGAACAGGAACGTGCCCTGGAGCAGGAAGAAGTCCTTGTTCTTGATGGCGTTGAGAATCAGGCTGCCCAGGCCCGGGTAGGCGAAGACGATCTCGGTGACCAGGGCTCCGGCCACGATCACGCCGAGTTGCAGGGCCAGGCCGGTGATCTGGGGCAGGACGGCGTTGCGGAAGGCGTACCTCCGGATGAGCCTGGCCGGGGCGCCGAGCGCGGCCAGGTAGTTGGAGTAGTCGGACTCCAGCTCATAGATGATCATGTTGCGCATGCCGATGGCCCAGCCGCCCAGCGCCACCAGGAACAGCGACAGGAACGGCAGCGTCCAGTGGTGCAGCAGGTCGAGCAGGAACGCCCACGACCAGTTGGGCCGCATCGAGAAGCTGTAGCCGCCGGCCACCGGGAACAGGCCGGCGATCACGCCGAACGCCCAGGCCAGGAGCACGGCCAGCCACATGTACGGCATCGCGGTCAGGACGTACCCGACCGGGAGCACGGTGTTGTCGAGCAGCTTGCGCCGGGCCGCGTACGCGCCGAACCGGTTGCCCACCACCCAGCTCAGCAGCACCGACGGGACGATCAGCGCCAGCGTGTACGGCACCGCGGTCGTGATCACGGAGCTGACGGGGGAAGGGAACAGCCAGATGCTGATCCCGAAGTCGCCCCTGAACAGCGCGGCCCAGAAGTTGAGGTACTGCGTGATCAGCGGCTGGTCGAAGCCGAAGAGGTTGCTGTAGTAGACCCGCATCGCCTCCGCGGCGGCGGGCTGGGTGACGTTGGCCCTGGCCACCATGCTCGCCACCGGGTCGCCGGGCATGAAACGCGGGATCAGCCAGTTGACGGTGACAGCGACGAAGAAGGTCAGCCCGTATATGAGCAGTTTTCTGCCGAAATATCGACGCACGTGATGCTTTCTCCGTGAGAGCCGTGAAAGTCCCCCGCTCCTGCGGGAGCGGGGGACGATGGGGTCAGGAGCCGGACGGCTGGAGCTGCGTGAGGGTTTCGAAACCGCCGAGTTCGAGCCAGTTGTGCCACATCACGGCCGGGGTCTTGGGTGCGCTGCCCGCCGCGGCCGGCCAGTTCTTCCAGACCTGGTTGCTCGACTGCGCCCAGAGGCCGTTGTACCAGAGCGGGATCACCGGCAGGTCGTCCAGGTGGATCTGCTGGAGCTGGGAGATGATCTTCTTCATGCCCTCGGCGTCGTCGGTCTTGACCTGGTCGAGCTGCTTGGTCAGGTCCCAGGCCCGCTTGTTCTCGTAGCGGGCGAAGTTGACGGTGTTCTGCTGCTTCTGGACCGGGAGCTGGAAGAGGTACTCGTAGTAGGTGTACGGCGAGTTGGACAGCTGCCGCTCGTTGTTGATCAGCAGGTCGAAGTCGCCCTTGGCGCGCTTCTCCACCAGGGCGTTGAAGTCGGGGAAGTCCGGGGTGACCTGGATCCCGGCGGTCTTGGCGCTGGCGGCGATGGACCTGGCCGACTCCATCCAGTCCGTCCAGCCGGACGGGACGATGATGGACAGGCTGATCTTGGAGCCGTCCTTGTTCTCCACGTACCCGTCGCCGTCGGTGTCCTTGTAACCGGCGTCGGCCAGCGTCTTCTTCGCCTTGGCCGCGTCGAAGGCGAACCCCGATCTGGCCACCACGCCCTGGTCGACGTACTGCTCCCACTGCGGCAGCAGGCCGGTCGGGCTGGCGGCCTTGACGAGGTTGCCGTACACGCCTTCGACGATCTTCTTGACGTCGATCGAGGAGGCGAGCGCCTTGCGGAAGGCGGGGTCGTCCATCGGCTTCTTGGTGGTGTTGGGCACCAGCCACGCGGTGTTGGCCGACAGCATGTACGGCGGCTCGCTGTAGTAGGTCGTCAGGCCGAAGTTGCCCTTCACCAGGTTGGCCACGCCGGGCAGGAAGTTGTTGCTCAGGTCCATGCCCTTCTGCAGCAGCAGCCCCATCGCGACCTCGTTGCTCGGGGTGGCGATGTCGACGATGTAGCGCGGCTTGGGCTCCATGTTGAGCGCGGCCTTGCCCCACCAGTCGTCGCGCCGCCGCAGCACGACGCGGTCCTGGTCCTTGGCCATGAACGTGTACGCGCCCGTGCCCACCGGGTTCTCGTTGATCCCGTCGAGCACCTCGTTCTCCGAGCGGCCCTTCCAGATGTGCTCGGGGACGATCGACCGGCTGTACAGGTTGAAGTCCCACTGCTGGTAGTTGGCCGTGGAGAAGGTGAACTTGACCGTCTGGTCGTCGACCGCCTCGACGCTCTTCAGCCAGGTCCACAGGTTGTGGTACGGGATCGTCTCCATCTTGCCGAGCTCGAAGGAGAACGCCACGTCCTTGGCCGTCAACGGCTGCCCGTCGGCCCATTTGACGCCCTGGCGGAGCTTGACCTGGTACGTCTTGTCGTCGGCCCACGAGCCGCTCTCGGCCAGCCAGGGGGTCAGCTTGCCGGCGGTCGCGTCATAGTGGAACAGCGTCTCGTACACCAGGCCCTTGGTGCCCGTGGCGTGGTCCCATTCCCTGATGGGGTTGAAGTTGACGGGCGGCCCCCACTGGGTGCCGGTCGTGTAGAGCGTCTCGTTGCGCGGCAGCGAGTCGGGGTTGGCGCTGCCCGCCGCGCCCTGGCTCTGCGGCTGGGAGGCCGGTGGGGTCGGCGTGGCTCCGCCGCCGGTGCAGGCCGCGGCGAGCAGGCCCGCCGCCGCGAGCGGAATCATGATCCGAGCCCGGTTTCGCATCGCTTCTCTCCTTCCTCCGCGCGGGGCGCGAAGGTTCGCACGTCTTCCATCGACCCCCGATGGGCCGGCTTGCTCTCGAACGGGCGGCGGGGGCTCCCACCTGGGAGCGCTCCCAGGAAGGACGCGGAACGCGCTCCCGCCCTGGAGACCGGTGAGCGATCAATTGGGAGTAGTCGCAGGCCGCAGGAGCCTGCTGAACCGGATAAGTACCGCGAACGTAAGTTCACGATGTCCGTGCCGTCAATACCCGTGACGCTTTCGAGACGCGTCCTGCAAACGCTCTCATCGGTCCGATCCGGCACTCCCGTTGACCTCGACCGCGATTGAGGTTGCACTGTGGGACGCATGGAGAGCTTCACGATCGGCGTCATCCTGCCGGGGATCGCCGTGCAGCGGCGCGACGGCCTCGACCTGCCGGCCGCCGCCCGGCACGCCGAGGACGCCGGGCTGGACGGCGTCTGGCACGGCGACCACCTGGCCATCGGCGGGCCGACGCTGGACGGGCCCATCGCCCTGGCCGCCGCGGCGGCGGGCACCCGGAGGATCAAGGTCGGGATGAGCGTGTTCGTCCCCGCCATCCGGCCTCTCGCGTGGGCCGCCAAGCAGATCGCGACCCTGCAGCACGTCACCGGCGACCGCCTCGTCCTGGGAGTGGGCTCGGGCGGCGGTCCCGGGCAGTGGGCCGCGGCGGGCGCGCCCTACCGCTCGCGCGGGCGGCGTACCGACACGGCCCTGGAGCTGCTGCCCCGGCTGCTGGCGGGCGAGGAGACCCGGCTGCGGGACGAGCCCGGCGAGCCGCCCGTGCGGCTGTCGCCCGCCGCCACGATGCCGCCGGTGTGGGTCGGCAACGCGTCCGGCGCGGCGATCCGGCGGGCGGCGCTGCTCGGCGACGGGTGGTTCCCGTCCCTGGTCCCGCCCCGGGAGGTGGCCGAGGGCCGGGCCCGGCTCGCGGAGCTGGCCGCGGGCCGGGGCCGCCCCGCACCGGTCGTCGCGATCGGCGGCACGGCGGCCCTGGGGACCGGTGACGGCGTCCCGTCACGAGAGGAGATCGCGGCGGGCGTCGCCGCCGCCTACGGCCGCCCCTTGGAGGAGGTCCTGCCGATCCCGCTCACCGGCCCGCCGGAGCAGGCCGCCGAGGCGCTCGCCGCCTACCGTGACGCCGGGGCGGGCCACGCGGTCATCGGCGTGGCGGGCGGCGACTGGCGCACCCAGGTGGACCTGCTGGCGAAGGTGCGCGACCTGCTGCGGTGAGGCCTTCGCCCGTTCAGAGCCAGCCCATGCGCTGGGCCGTGCGGATGGCCTCCAGCCGGTTCTGGGCGTTGAGCTTGGTCATCGCGCTCGACAGGTAGTTGCGTACGGTGCCCTCGGTCAGGTGCAGCTCGGCCGCGATCCGCGAGATCGTGGCCCCGTCGCCGGCCAGCCGCAGCGCGTCGCGCTCGCGCTCGGTCAGCGGGCTGTCGCCGGCGGCCATCGCGGCGGCGGCCAGCTCGGCGTCGAGGTAGCGGCCGCCCGCCTGGACCTTCCTGATCGCCATGGCCAGCTCCTCCGCCGAGGCGTCCTTGCCGAGGAAGCCGCTCACCCCCGCCGCCATGGCCCTGCGCAGGTAGCCGGGGCGGCCCAGGCTCGTCAGGATGACGATCTTGCACTGCGCGCTGATCTGCTCGGCCGCGCTGAGGCCGTCCATGCCGGGCATCTCGATGTCGAGCACGGCCACGTCGGGCCGGTGCTCGGCCACGGCGGCCACCACCTCGTCGCCCCTGCCCACCTGGGCGACGACCTCGATGCCCTCCTCCAGGTCCAGCAGGGCCGCGATGGCGCCCCGGATCAGGTGCTCGTCGTCCGCCAGCAACACCCTGGTCGTCATGCCGGCACCGCCGCCCGCAGCAGGTAGCCGCCCTCGTGCGTCGGCGCGGCCTCCAGGGTGCCGCCGGCCGCGCGTACGCGCTGGGCCAGCCCCGCCAGGCCGTTCGGCGCGTGCGCGCCCGCCGGTCCGCTCACCCCGTCGTTGGACATCTCCAGCACTCCATCCTCGATCGTGATCGTGCAGCGTTCGGCCGTGCTGTGCTTGAGCACGTTGGTGGCGCCCTCGCGCACGACCGTGGCCAGCAGCGTGCGGGTCTCCGGCGACAGCGAGCCCGTCTCGGCGCGCACGGTGCATCGTACGTCCGCCGCCTCCAGCACGGCCCGCACGCTGGCGAGCAGCTCGTCCAGGTCGACGGCCCGGTAGCCCTGCACGACGGAGCGCACCTCGCGCAGCGAGCGCCGGGCCAGGTCGCGCACCGCGAACATCTCCTCGGCCGCCGCCGCCGGGTCGGCGGGCAGCGTGCGCGACGCGCCCTCGGTGCGGGCGGCGATGTCGGTCAGGCTCTGCCCGAGCAGGGCGTTGAGGTCGCGGGCGAAGCGCAGGCGCTCCTCCGAGACCGCCAGCCTGGCCTGCGCCTCCTGCCCTTCGTAGGCCTCCTTGGCCACCCGCCAGAGCCACAGGTTGGTCAGCACGCCGCCCACGCCCATGCCGGTGAACACCGACTGCACCAGGAGTGTGCCCCAGATGGGCGCGCCCAGCAGCCCCACGTAGAGGTTGAAGAGCACGACGGACAGGACCGACAGGATCACGACGGTGCGCCTGCGGACGAAGGGCCCCAGCATGCCCAGCCACGTCGGGATGGCCCACATGAGCCCGTTGACGGCCATGACCAGGGTGATCACGCCGGTCACCGAGAGGATCGCGGTGGGCCGCCTGCCGCCCCTCATGGCCACCCGGTGCGGCCGGGTCGCCAGCACGTTGAAGATCAGCAGCAGGACGACGCCGGTCAGGACCACCGGCCACGGCACCCCGAAGTCCTGCCACCGGACGTAGAGGTCGTAGTAGCCGAAGAGGGTGAGCAGATTGACGAGGTCGATCGAGTAGACGATCACCCAGCGGATCTTGTCCAGCTTCGTCGCACGGCGGATCACGCGGGCACCGCCGCTCGCAGCAGGAACTCGCCCGCCGGGGTCGGCCGGGCGGAGAAGGAGCCGCCCGCCGTGGCCAGCCGCTCCGACAGGCCCCGCAGGCCACTGCCGGAGGCGGAGGGGCGCCCGGCCACGCCGTCGTTGACCATTTCGAGCACGCCGCCGTCGATCGTGATCGCGCAGCGGGTGGCCGCGCTGTGCTTGAGCACGTTGGTGGTGCCCTCGCGGACCGCCCAGGCCAGCAGCGTCCTGGCGGCCGGTGACAGCCCGTCGGTCCTGGCGTCGATCAGGCAGCGCGCGCCGGCCGCCTCCAACGCCACCCGCGCGCCGGCCAGCTCCTCGTCGAGGTCGAGCGCCTGGTATCCGTGCACCGCCTGCTGGACCTCGGCCAGCGACTCGCCGGCCAGGCGGTGGACCTGGGCCATCTCGGCGGACGCCCGCCCGGCGTCCTTGGTCGCCAGCTTGGCGGCCAGCTCGCTCTTCAGCGTGATCACCGACAGGCTGTGCCCGAGCAGGTCGTGCAGGT
This region includes:
- a CDS encoding LLM class flavin-dependent oxidoreductase, giving the protein MESFTIGVILPGIAVQRRDGLDLPAAARHAEDAGLDGVWHGDHLAIGGPTLDGPIALAAAAAGTRRIKVGMSVFVPAIRPLAWAAKQIATLQHVTGDRLVLGVGSGGGPGQWAAAGAPYRSRGRRTDTALELLPRLLAGEETRLRDEPGEPPVRLSPAATMPPVWVGNASGAAIRRAALLGDGWFPSLVPPREVAEGRARLAELAAGRGRPAPVVAIGGTAALGTGDGVPSREEIAAGVAAAYGRPLEEVLPIPLTGPPEQAAEALAAYRDAGAGHAVIGVAGGDWRTQVDLLAKVRDLLR
- a CDS encoding sensor histidine kinase → MIRRATKLDKIRWVIVYSIDLVNLLTLFGYYDLYVRWQDFGVPWPVVLTGVVLLLIFNVLATRPHRVAMRGGRRPTAILSVTGVITLVMAVNGLMWAIPTWLGMLGPFVRRRTVVILSVLSVVLFNLYVGLLGAPIWGTLLVQSVFTGMGVGGVLTNLWLWRVAKEAYEGQEAQARLAVSEERLRFARDLNALLGQSLTDIAARTEGASRTLPADPAAAAEEMFAVRDLARRSLREVRSVVQGYRAVDLDELLASVRAVLEAADVRCTVRAETGSLSPETRTLLATVVREGATNVLKHSTAERCTITIEDGVLEMSNDGVSGPAGAHAPNGLAGLAQRVRAAGGTLEAAPTHEGGYLLRAAVPA
- a CDS encoding ABC transporter substrate-binding protein is translated as MRNRARIMIPLAAAGLLAAACTGGGATPTPPASQPQSQGAAGSANPDSLPRNETLYTTGTQWGPPVNFNPIREWDHATGTKGLVYETLFHYDATAGKLTPWLAESGSWADDKTYQVKLRQGVKWADGQPLTAKDVAFSFELGKMETIPYHNLWTWLKSVEAVDDQTVKFTFSTANYQQWDFNLYSRSIVPEHIWKGRSENEVLDGINENPVGTGAYTFMAKDQDRVVLRRRDDWWGKAALNMEPKPRYIVDIATPSNEVAMGLLLQKGMDLSNNFLPGVANLVKGNFGLTTYYSEPPYMLSANTAWLVPNTTKKPMDDPAFRKALASSIDVKKIVEGVYGNLVKAASPTGLLPQWEQYVDQGVVARSGFAFDAAKAKKTLADAGYKDTDGDGYVENKDGSKISLSIIVPSGWTDWMESARSIAASAKTAGIQVTPDFPDFNALVEKRAKGDFDLLINNERQLSNSPYTYYEYLFQLPVQKQQNTVNFARYENKRAWDLTKQLDQVKTDDAEGMKKIISQLQQIHLDDLPVIPLWYNGLWAQSSNQVWKNWPAAAGSAPKTPAVMWHNWLELGGFETLTQLQPSGS
- a CDS encoding response regulator transcription factor, which produces MTTRVLLADDEHLIRGAIAALLDLEEGIEVVAQVGRGDEVVAAVAEHRPDVAVLDIEMPGMDGLSAAEQISAQCKIVILTSLGRPGYLRRAMAAGVSGFLGKDASAEELAMAIRKVQAGGRYLDAELAAAAMAAGDSPLTERERDALRLAGDGATISRIAAELHLTEGTVRNYLSSAMTKLNAQNRLEAIRTAQRMGWL